Proteins from a single region of Scytonema millei VB511283:
- a CDS encoding CobW family GTP-binding protein: MKEHYASEAALSQIAYGDIILLNKTDLVSQTTVDAIENQIRDIKEGTRILRSEYGKVPLPLILDVNLAEAGFSSQALAASDLPASRLNGDGFMSTSFQSDRPFTLKKFQQFLDVHLPENVFRAKGILWFVESPKRHLFQLSGKRFTINDSEWETSPKNQIVFIGRKLNPLFLQQMLNNCLTR; encoded by the coding sequence TTGAAAGAGCATTACGCCAGTGAAGCCGCTCTGAGTCAAATTGCTTATGGCGATATAATTCTTTTGAATAAAACGGATTTAGTGTCCCAGACAACTGTGGATGCAATTGAAAATCAAATCCGCGATATTAAGGAAGGAACCAGAATTTTACGCTCTGAATATGGAAAAGTTCCCCTGCCATTAATTTTAGATGTCAATCTTGCCGAAGCCGGATTTTCCTCCCAAGCACTAGCCGCCTCCGATCTCCCTGCCTCACGCCTCAATGGTGATGGGTTCATGTCAACGTCCTTTCAAAGCGATCGCCCCTTTACCTTGAAAAAATTTCAACAGTTTCTCGATGTCCATCTACCAGAAAATGTATTTCGCGCCAAAGGGATTCTGTGGTTTGTCGAAAGTCCCAAACGCCATCTATTTCAACTGAGCGGTAAACGCTTCACCATTAACGATAGCGAGTGGGAGACATCCCCCAAAAATCAAATAGTATTCATTGGACGCAAGCTCAATCCCTTGTTTCTACAACAGATGTTAAATAACTGTTTAACTCGGTAA
- a CDS encoding DUF1636 domain-containing protein → MTKHALFVCKSCLYSPHQREYMGQRGGWYLLDRL, encoded by the coding sequence ATGACTAAACACGCTTTATTTGTCTGTAAATCTTGCTTGTATTCTCCCCATCAACGAGAATATATGGGTCAGCGGGGAGGCTGGTATTTACTCGATCGATTATGA
- a CDS encoding NAD(P)-binding domain-containing protein has translation MRFITPSFPSHGFGLLDLNAVVWDTSSAIAFGLDRHRCGCGKLYVERALRQ, from the coding sequence ATGCGCTTTATCACCCCTTCTTTTCCCAGTCACGGTTTTGGTTTATTGGATCTCAATGCGGTTGTTTGGGATACTTCCTCAGCTATAGCATTTGGACTCGATCGTCACCGTTGTGGATGTGGAAAACTTTACGTTGAAAGAGCATTACGCCAGTGA
- a CDS encoding NAD(P)-binding domain-containing protein, which produces MKTIRNLDVLIVGAGAAGVGCGVVLRDLGIENFAILERERMGATFSP; this is translated from the coding sequence ATGAAAACGATTAGAAACCTGGATGTACTTATTGTAGGCGCAGGTGCGGCTGGTGTCGGTTGTGGCGTAGTATTACGCGACTTGGGAATCGAGAATTTTGCCATATTAGAGCGCGAGCGGATGGGGGCAACATTTAGCCCCTGA